The Cryptomeria japonica chromosome 2, Sugi_1.0, whole genome shotgun sequence region AGACACTGTTCCCAACAATCAGCTTCAGTTTTCCTGCACACCAACTTAGAAGACTCCTTCCCAACTACGTTGCAAGCTTTGCGTGAACAGCTGCAGTCTACACCTTCTGATCAATTGCCAAACCAATTAATGCATTTTGCAGCTTCGTTGCGAGGCACTAGAGCTTATTGGAATAGATCGCGTAGGGATCTCACTACAATGGTACACCAACTGGGAGCACCTACATTGTTCTTCACATTAGGTGCGGGTGATACAAAATGGCCAGAACTACATAAATTATTTCCAGCCACCCCCTCTTCAGGGCACCAGACCACAAAGAAAACATTGTCCAGAATCCGCATGTTACAGTGTTGTTCTTGCATTTTAGATTCACAATATTCTGTGAGGAGATCATTGACAAAGTTTTCAAATCAAAAGACCATTGGTACAGGTACGAATGGCAACATTGTGGCTCTGCACATATACATGGCTTTTTGTGGTTGCCGAATGCACCTAATATGGACGATATAGACTGGTCCAACAATGATGATGTACAATCAGCTAAGTCTTTTTTTGATAGATATGTTACAACATGGAATCCTCGCAGCCAACTTGCCCGAGAGAATAGACTGCACACTGCTTCACTATTTGATCCATGCATGTCTGATACAAACCAAATTCTATCTGCTGACCCTTTCTCTGATTATGAAGAACTCATCAGTGTTGTTCAGCGGCATACAAAATGCTTTGTTCATACCTGCTTGAAAAAAAAAGGCCCTGCCCTCCATTGTCGATACAAAGCACCTTGGCCTGAGCAACATTCTTCAACGCTGATAAGTGATGCTAACCGCAAGCCATGTTATCAACCAGCCAGAAATGATAGCCGTTTAAATATTCACAACCCCCTTATGCTGGCAATATGGCGTGCAAATGTTGATTGCCAGCCTGTTTGTTCCAAAATGGCTGTTCAGCAATATATCTCCAAACATGCTTCGAAAACAGAACAGAAATCAGAAAGCTATGTTGACATGCTCAAGAAAATAGTCGCTACAACTAATACTCAAGATACCATCTTGCTAGCGTACCAAAAATTCATGATGAGTATAGTTGCTGATCGAGATATCAGCGCAcaagaaacttgccatatgttGCAAAAGCTACCATTGATCAATTGTTCCCGTCATTTTGTCTCCCTTAATGTTAGCAGGAAGGTCCTCCACCGTATTACTAATCAAAATGACACTGCTGAGCTTTACAAATCTTATATTTCTGCTTATATGGAAAGGCCTATTGAATTGGGAAAAGTCTCACTGCTACAATCAGCGCAACAATTTTCATACAATGGCCAACGTAAGAAGCATAAATGGCAAAGACTacaaaaacaagcaattgtcaatgTTTATCCACAATTTAAAAGCTCTCCAAATGAGGATGATGACAACTTTGAAGCCTATTGTTGGAGTGAGTTGCTATTGTACAAACCCTTTCGTCATATTCCTATAGATATAGGTGCATCAACAGACCAAATCATTGCAAATTGGAAGCTATTGTACATGGATGGTTACTCACGTTGGCATATTTATGGAGTAGAACAAGAATGCACAATAGAGAATGATGAAGACTTTGATACTAATGATTTTCAAAATTCACACAATGAAGACCAGTATGAATGGGAGTACCTTTCACAAATGGGCGCTTCTAACAACATCACCATCAATGATCTCCAAATGTTAGGCAAACGAGATTACGATATTAACTTTGATTGGGCTGAACCCCATCCCACTAATCCACTCCATCTTACTGCTGTTCACttcatctccacaaataaaataaattgttagcCTGCCCTTTTCCAACCACCTTCTCCTGCCACTGATGCATTCCCTTTGGCAGCAAAACAAAAGCTTGCACTTGACCTTATTATTGCACATTACAAATCTCACCAAACCATCCCACCTCTTCGTATGATTATACAAGGCACTGCAGGCACCAACAAATCATATTTGATACAATGCATTAGAAAAGAACTTAACCTTTTCACTACTCAAGAGCACAACCCTTTGCTTGTACTTGCTCCCACCGGTGTATCtgcatataatatccaagcaacaACAATCCACGCTGCCCTACGCATCCCTCTTAGAGATATGCAGCCTTTGACAGGCCAATCTTTAATGTTCTTCCAAGAACAATACAAACAATTACAATATATTCTAATTGATGAGATGAGCTTTTTGGGTCCTAAATTGCTTTTGAAAATTTACAGCAGATTACGTCAAGCATTCCCTCACCAACAACATGAACCCTTTGGAGGTATCTCAGTAATCCTTGTAGGTGACCTTGGCCAGGTGCCTCCTGTCATGGACAAGCCCTTGTATGCATCACATTCTACAGCCCTAGCATTATGGCGCTCTTTCCAAACTGTGGTAACCTTGGATACAAGTTTCCGACAACAAGGCAcctcaaatatacaataacaatttCGTGCAATCTTGCAGAACATTAGAAATGCCAATGCACTCCAAACAGATTGGGAAGCTCTTATGTCTCGCTCCTCCACTGAACTAGCTGTTGATGATAACAAACAATTTGACTATTCAATTCATTTATTTGCCACAAATGCATCGGCAAAACACCACAATACTAAAATGTTAAAACAATTGCACCTGCCTATTGCACGATGTCTTGCCCAAGTTCCAAGGCAAACTACCATTGCATATGATAATGATGAACAACTCCCTTTAGAAATACTCCTCTCACTCAATGAACAAGTAATGTTGATTGCTAATCTATGGATACAAGTTGGCTTGGTCAATGGCTCATTAGGACAAATCAAATCCATTGTCTATGATACAGATTCTAAACCTCCTGACTTGCCAAAGTACGTAGTTGTTGAGTTCAAAAATTATACTGGACCTCCTTGGGAAAATGCAAATCCAAAATTTGTGCCTATTGCTCCTATTACTCGAGCTAGCCGCACTCAGCTCCCCCTTGCAATGGCTTGGGCTCTAACTATTCACAAATCCCAAGGCCTCACTTTGGACAAGGCAACAATAGATATTGGAAAGGCTGAAAAATAGGGGCTTACCTTCACTACTATCTCACGAGTAAAAACACTTCAAGATCTAAGAATTGATCCACCTTTCACTTTTGAAAGGTACTCAAAATTACAAAGCAATGCTTATTCTACTATTAGGAAGAAAGAAGAAAACAGATTGGCCACTCTATGCAATCAGATTTTTTCATCGCATCCCAATCATCCACTCTAATCAGCAACAACATCAGGTATGCCAATAATGACTTTCGCTTGCACTCCACCAATCGCCTTTTAACTTCCTCCACTCTCTTCATTTTTACTATGCATTTGATAAATAACGTCACTCCTTTTCTTCCAGGTGCCATTTTGTGTGTTCTTCCATTGCTTGTTGTTCAAACACACACCCCCATTAAAGGCTTTCCTCTCTCCACCTGCACTTTCTACACACATCAACATTCAAGCTTTGCCTTTCATCGTCAGGTATTCCTACAATGTTGTATGCTCCCTTCTCTTTGCCTGCGCATTTCACATTTAAAGATTCCACCAGCCACTTTCCCCTTCCATCCCTACAAAAGGTTTAGCTATCTATTTCTATCAGGCTGTCCATTTTGGTTTGATGAATTTTAATTTACTCTTCTTCTCACCAGTAAGAAAGAATTTAATACAAACTTCCCACGATTCCATTTTTCCTGCATTGGGTCGCTCAGTTACAACATTATTCTCCTCCTCTGCCACTCCATTTCATTGGAGTAGAATTAGGTATGTACAATTTCAAACTTTTTTTCTTCTAGAGATGCTGTATCAATTATTTTAACCTCTACAAATAGTGCAAGTACATTCCTTCCTGTTTTATTTGGGTCCATTCTTAGCGATTCAAGCTCACTTTTACTTGCTCGATTTCATAAACAACTCTCTCTATTTACAATCATTGCTGTCCTAATAATTTAGCTTTTCTAAATTGGTAATTCCCTCCTCTTTTACAACAATAAAGTTGTCCCCAATGCATTTATGCTCTCCCTTCAGTTTCGCAAGGCATATTGTTGGATATCTTTCTTGCTACCTAAGCACTGTTACAGGATCACACACGTCTTCTCTCGAATTCTATATACCCTGCTGCAGCGCTTGCATTTTGAACAACATACATACACTACAAAGGTAAAGACTTCTCATTTCTAACTCTTCCATGTTTCATTTGCATCActtttcatttcttttctctttattttattcattttctgCAACATGAATGTTATCAATACAAATTAGTAATTACAATTTTCATGCCACCTCTTGTACGTACACCTCAACCTACGTTTTGTTTCCATTTCTTTTCACAAACATTTTTACATAGATTAACACTGACATTGCATGCCTCTTTCACCTCCAGCTTGCTTCTCGTTTAATACATCTTCCATTTTTTGCTATGGCCTTCTCTGCTATGCTCATACTAAGCAGATAACCTTATCAAATAGCGATCCAACTCTACCAGGTATTTTTAACTTGCTCTACACTCTTTACTATTCTTTGCATCTATTTTAATAGCATTTGATTATTCACTACACAATATTACATGTTGCTTTCTAGGTTGCACTCGGTTTTTTAAAATTGCCCATACCTAAGACTCATACATTTACAGAAGCACGTTACTGGTCTCCACTATCTTCCACCAATAACTCTCAAAAAAGAAAAAAGGTGCTCCTACTCTCTTTGACTTCCATTTTAAGAGTTTCTAACTGTTTTACTCTAATGCCACTGTTTCcaatacaacacaaactcttttACTTTGATTAAAATAATTCAACAATTTCAATTTCCTGCAGTTGGATAATAGAATGTCTTTCCGATGCTGTTCGAACTGCTCTCTTTGCTATTACGCAGCGGAACTAAACCAACAGATTGGAACAACTTCATATAAACAGTGCAAGTATATACCCCATGCAGGTAACATTACATTCAAGTTTCTTTAATCTTcattatggattttttattccCCAAAAATATAATGCTTTTACCGTTTACCATACCTTCTAAGTTATTTCCTCGCTTTTCGTTTTCAGAAATTCATTGGTGCAACACATCGCTCACTTTCTCTCTTTCCGCGATCTTTCGCGCTGCAAAATAGAGTCATTTTACCTAAGGTAACCAACATTTAAGTAAGCCTCTTCCCTACGCCttcaaattttcattctttttcaatgtataatctacaattttttttaacaattgATTGCAAAGTCTTGCTCACTCCATTTCCTTGCTTCCCCCCCTGCAGGATTCATTCTTTGACAGAGTTTCCGTGTATATAAGCATTTCACAGTTCGCAGAAcaatttctccttaaatgataTATTCTGCAACTTCTTCCAACAGATTGCTCCATTTTACCTTTTCTTATTTCATTCCACTCTAACAATTCAGCCTACAGTGCAAGCCTCGCCTATCGGCGAACCGTTGCAGGCACTACTCCTGCAACTACTAGTTTTAGTGGTAGTAAGGTGTTTTCTCATGCATTGGGTTAAGGGGAGGTCATATAAATTGCAAAGTGAAGTAGTATCGTGGGGTAAGCACTATGTATTTCTTTAACCATATTTTCCTCTAAACGATTTTAGTGAAAGGGAATTACatttacaaatgcataaaagtGAAAATTCTAGCTTTTAATAGCAAGGCAATGAGGATAAATGGAGCATCGATTGAGTACTAAAGGGGAGGGACAATATTTTGGGCATTCTCTTAGCAACTTTTGGGGCTTCTTGACATGATATCATTGGAAAAGACACACAACCTCTTGAAGATACACGTAACAAGTTAAGATCTATGATTTGTACGTTAAATTTTAGTTGGAAGATATAGACAATATTTGTCATTGATGGAGAGATTTTGTGGCTGAGAGAGTTATGACTGTAGAACTTATGTAAATGATATTAGATTTTAGTAAATTATTACTTGCAGTAGAGCCATGGAAGCTATGTGCGGagcttcaatttttttgaattatccGCTAAAAAATGTGCAAGTCCCTTCACAAAGAAGAAGTGGTGCCAATGCATGTATGAGAAGGTGACAAGGCATAAGGAAAGAGCCTCTACGTGTGGTAGAAAAGGAAGCAATCGTGGCCTTTTCGTTTCACTTTCC contains the following coding sequences:
- the LOC131050530 gene encoding uncharacterized protein LOC131050530 → MDDIDWSNNDDVQSAKSFFDRYVTTWNPRSQLARENRLHTASLFDPCMSDTNQILSADPFSDYEELISVVQRHTKCFVHTCLKKKGPALHCRYKAPWPEQHSSTLISDANRKPCYQPARNDSRLNIHNPLMLAIWRANVDCQPVCSKMAVQQYISKHASKTEQKSESYVDMLKKIVATTNTQDTILLAYQKFMMSIVADRDISAQETCHMLQKLPLINCSRHFVSLNVSRKVLHRITNQNDTAELYKSYISAYMERPIELGKVSLLQSAQQFSYNGQRKKHKWQRLQKQAIVNVYPQFKSSPNEDDDNFEAYCWSELLLYKPFRHIPIDIGASTDQIIANWKLLYMDGYSRWHIYGVEQECTIENDEDFDTNDFQNSHNEDQYEWEYLSQMGASNNITINDLQMLGKRDYDINFDWAEPHPTNPLHLTAVHFISTNKINC